From Verrucomicrobia bacterium S94, the proteins below share one genomic window:
- the nifH gene encoding nitrogenase iron protein → MRKVAIYGKGGIGKSTTTQNTVAGLAEAGNKVMVVGCDPKADSTRLLLGGLAQGTVLDTLREEGEDIEIDDVIKDGFGGTRCVESGGPEPGVGCAGRGIITSINLLEQLGAYEEDQGLDYVFYDVLGDVVCGGFAMPIREGKAQEIYIVVSGEMMAMYAANNICKGIVKFADAGGVRLGGLICNSRKTDNELELITELANRLGTQMIHFVPRDNIVQHAELNRKTVIDFAPESGQADEYRALAKKIAENEMKVIPTPLEIEDLEELMVKYGFDA, encoded by the coding sequence ATGAGAAAAGTAGCAATCTACGGAAAAGGCGGAATCGGAAAGTCCACCACGACCCAGAATACAGTGGCGGGCCTGGCGGAGGCCGGTAATAAAGTGATGGTGGTGGGCTGCGATCCGAAAGCCGACTCCACCCGTCTGCTGCTTGGCGGTCTGGCTCAGGGCACCGTACTCGATACGCTGCGCGAAGAAGGGGAAGATATTGAAATTGATGATGTCATCAAAGACGGTTTCGGAGGAACCCGCTGTGTGGAATCCGGCGGTCCGGAACCGGGAGTCGGCTGTGCCGGACGCGGTATTATCACATCAATCAATCTGCTGGAACAGCTGGGTGCATATGAAGAGGATCAGGGCCTGGATTATGTTTTCTATGACGTACTCGGTGACGTGGTCTGCGGCGGATTTGCTATGCCGATCCGTGAAGGTAAAGCGCAGGAAATCTACATCGTGGTTTCCGGTGAAATGATGGCCATGTATGCGGCGAACAACATCTGCAAGGGTATTGTGAAGTTTGCGGATGCCGGCGGCGTTCGTCTCGGCGGTCTGATCTGCAACAGCCGTAAAACGGATAATGAGCTTGAGCTGATCACGGAGCTGGCGAACCGGCTCGGCACGCAGATGATTCATTTTGTACCGCGCGATAATATTGTGCAGCACGCGGAACTTAACCGTAAAACCGTTATCGATTTCGCGCCGGAATCCGGTCAGGCCGACGAATACCGCGCCCTGGCCAAAAAGATTGCCGAAAATGAAATGAAGGTAATCCCGACGCCGCTCGAAATCGAAGATCTCGAAGAGCTGATGGTCAAATACGGCTTCGATGCATAA
- a CDS encoding P-II family nitrogen regulator — translation MSKLLVRSIVRPEKADEVMKSLLEAGYPAVTKVPVFGRGKQRGLKVGEVTYDELPKEMLMTVIPETDKDFVVKTVLGAAKSCEAGNFGDGKIFISPVEDVYTISSGLKED, via the coding sequence ATGTCAAAACTGCTCGTACGTTCCATTGTCCGCCCGGAAAAGGCGGATGAAGTAATGAAGTCCCTGCTCGAAGCCGGTTACCCGGCCGTCACCAAAGTTCCGGTATTCGGGCGCGGCAAACAACGCGGCCTGAAGGTCGGTGAAGTGACCTATGACGAACTGCCGAAGGAAATGCTGATGACCGTGATTCCGGAAACCGATAAGGATTTCGTGGTCAAAACGGTTCTGGGCGCGGCCAAAAGCTGCGAGGCCGGAAACTTCGGCGACGGCAAAATCTTCATCTCCCCTGTCGAGGACGTTTACACCATCAGTTCCGGTCTGAAGGAGGATTGA
- a CDS encoding P-II family nitrogen regulator, which translates to MKEVMAVIRMNKINDTKRALNEAGISSFTATGRVQGRGKGMVDYRILHGAEEGAPEAIAQLGEGPRLVPKRLITVVVSDDWVEKTVETIIKTNQTGSSGDGKIFVLPILEATRVRTGETAEGPSGGNVLDSSGGLE; encoded by the coding sequence ATGAAAGAAGTAATGGCAGTCATTAGAATGAACAAGATCAACGACACCAAGCGTGCGTTGAATGAAGCGGGCATCAGCTCCTTCACCGCAACCGGCCGGGTGCAGGGTCGCGGTAAAGGAATGGTCGATTACCGCATCCTCCACGGAGCGGAAGAAGGTGCTCCTGAAGCTATTGCCCAACTGGGCGAAGGCCCCCGCCTTGTCCCGAAACGTCTGATCACCGTAGTGGTGTCCGACGACTGGGTCGAAAAAACCGTAGAAACCATCATCAAAACCAACCAGACCGGCAGCTCGGGCGACGGAAAGATTTTCGTCCTGCCGATTCTGGAAGCAACCCGTGTTAGAACCGGCGAAACCGCAGAAGGCCCTTCCGGCGGTAACGTCCTCGACTCCTCAGGAGGTTTGGAATGA
- the nifD gene encoding nitrogenase molybdenum-iron protein alpha chain, translating into MSEEKKLPDPSGLKEEILAKYPPKIARKRSKAMVINDPELDQQIQSNVRTIPGIITQRGCTYAGCKGVVLGPTRDIVNLVHGPIGCSFYAWLTRRNQTDADEIVEGGANYMTYSFSTDMQDDNIVFGGEKKLAQAIQEAYDIFKPKAIGVFSTCPVGLIGDDVHAVSRQMKEKLGDCNVFGFSCEGYKGVSQSAGHHIANNQLFRHVIGLDDSQPEHKYNVNLLGEYNIGGDGFEIDRIFKKCGINIICTFSGNSTMDKFANSHMADLNLVMCHRSINYMAEMQETKFGIPWMKVNFIGAESTAKALRKVGEYFEDEALKARIEEVIAEEMPSVKERVAKARKVTEGKLAMLFVGGSRAHHYQELFSELGIKTVSAGYEFGHRDDYEGRKVLPTIKVDADSRNIEEIKVEKDETRYKPRASEEKLKALDEKGLEVSDYRGMMPDMADQSLIVDDISHWETEKLIDFYKPDIFCAGIKEKYVVQKSGIPLKQLHSYDYGGPYAGFEGAKNFYADIEKILSTSIWKKIKAPWLSHENDPCICAEYVA; encoded by the coding sequence ATGAGTGAAGAAAAAAAACTACCCGACCCGTCTGGCCTGAAAGAAGAAATCCTGGCCAAATATCCGCCGAAAATTGCGCGTAAGCGTTCCAAGGCGATGGTGATTAACGATCCGGAACTGGATCAGCAGATTCAGTCCAACGTCCGTACCATCCCGGGCATCATCACCCAGCGCGGCTGCACCTATGCCGGCTGTAAAGGGGTGGTGCTCGGTCCGACACGTGACATCGTCAATCTGGTTCACGGTCCCATCGGCTGCAGCTTCTATGCATGGCTGACCCGCCGGAACCAGACCGATGCCGATGAAATTGTGGAGGGCGGCGCTAACTATATGACCTACTCCTTCTCAACCGATATGCAGGACGACAACATCGTGTTCGGCGGCGAGAAAAAACTGGCGCAGGCCATTCAGGAAGCCTATGACATCTTCAAACCGAAGGCGATCGGCGTTTTCTCCACCTGTCCGGTCGGTCTGATCGGCGATGACGTTCATGCGGTTTCGCGGCAGATGAAGGAAAAGCTCGGCGACTGCAATGTGTTCGGATTCAGCTGTGAAGGGTATAAAGGGGTTTCGCAGTCAGCGGGGCACCATATTGCCAACAATCAGCTCTTCCGCCATGTGATTGGTCTGGACGATTCGCAGCCGGAACATAAATACAATGTAAACCTCCTGGGTGAGTACAACATCGGCGGTGACGGATTTGAGATCGACCGTATCTTCAAGAAGTGCGGCATCAACATCATCTGCACCTTCTCCGGAAACTCCACCATGGACAAGTTTGCCAATTCGCATATGGCCGACCTCAACCTCGTCATGTGTCACCGCTCCATTAACTATATGGCGGAAATGCAGGAAACCAAATTCGGTATTCCCTGGATGAAGGTGAACTTCATCGGTGCCGAGTCCACAGCCAAGGCCCTGCGCAAAGTCGGTGAATATTTCGAAGATGAGGCGCTCAAGGCCAGAATCGAAGAAGTGATTGCCGAGGAAATGCCCTCCGTCAAAGAACGCGTAGCCAAAGCCCGGAAAGTGACTGAAGGAAAACTGGCCATGCTGTTTGTCGGCGGTTCACGTGCACATCACTACCAGGAACTCTTCAGCGAACTCGGTATTAAAACCGTTTCCGCCGGCTATGAATTCGGTCATCGCGATGACTACGAAGGCCGCAAAGTGCTGCCGACAATCAAAGTGGATGCCGACTCCCGTAACATTGAGGAAATCAAGGTGGAGAAGGACGAAACCCGCTACAAACCGCGTGCTTCCGAGGAAAAACTCAAAGCGCTCGACGAAAAGGGGCTGGAAGTCAGCGACTATAGAGGCATGATGCCCGATATGGCCGATCAGTCTCTGATCGTCGACGACATCAGCCATTGGGAAACCGAAAAACTGATCGACTTCTATAAACCGGATATCTTCTGCGCCGGCATTAAGGAAAAGTATGTCGTTCAGAAATCCGGCATTCCGCTCAAACAGCTGCATTCCTACGACTACGGCGGCCCGTACGCCGGATTCGAAGGAGCCAAGAACTTCTATGCGGACATCGAAAAGATTCTCAGCACCAGCATCTGGAAGAAGATCAAGGCACCTTGGCTGTCCCATGAAAACGACCCCTGCATCTGCGCTGAATATGTAGCCTGA
- the nifK gene encoding nitrogenase molybdenum-iron protein subunit beta, which yields MLLRHTPKEVSERKALTVNPAKTCQPVGAMYAALGVHGCLPHSHGSQGCCSYHRSTLTRHYKDPIMAGTSSFTEGSSVFGGQANLLQALANMFTIYNPDLVAVHTTCLSETIGDDIAQIVKKATDDGKVPEGKKVIYCNTPSYVGSHITGFANMCTGIAKGLAEHTGVAKDQVNILPGWVEPSDMKEMKEIAARLGANIVMFPDTDGVVNTPQTGEFKMYPDGGAKVEDIATAGDSIKTLALGKWASEDCAKYLDASFKVPYEVLDIPYGLSATDRFVQALASAAKVEIPESFIAERGRLVDVISDMSQYLHGKKVALYGDPDQLLPLTEFLLDLDMIPTAIVSGTPGKAFSKRITEMCAEKAPNVKVANGERADMFLLHQWIKNEPVDLLIGNTYGKYIARDEDIPFVRHGFPILDRIGHSYFPTVGYNGGIRLLEKMLGVIMDRQDRDAPETRFELVM from the coding sequence ATGTTACTACGACACACACCCAAAGAAGTAAGCGAACGCAAAGCGCTCACCGTTAACCCGGCGAAAACCTGCCAGCCGGTCGGAGCCATGTATGCTGCTCTCGGCGTACACGGCTGCCTGCCGCACTCGCACGGCTCCCAGGGCTGTTGCTCCTACCACCGCAGCACCCTCACCCGCCACTACAAGGATCCGATCATGGCCGGTACCAGTTCCTTCACCGAAGGTTCCTCCGTATTCGGCGGACAGGCCAACCTGCTCCAGGCCCTGGCCAACATGTTCACCATCTACAACCCGGATCTGGTAGCCGTTCATACCACCTGTCTTTCTGAAACCATCGGCGACGATATCGCGCAGATCGTGAAGAAAGCCACGGACGACGGCAAAGTGCCGGAAGGAAAGAAAGTGATTTACTGCAACACCCCGTCCTACGTGGGTTCGCACATCACCGGATTTGCCAACATGTGCACCGGCATTGCCAAAGGACTGGCCGAGCATACCGGTGTGGCCAAAGATCAGGTCAACATTCTGCCGGGCTGGGTTGAACCTTCCGACATGAAGGAAATGAAGGAAATCGCAGCGCGCCTCGGCGCAAACATCGTAATGTTTCCGGATACCGACGGAGTCGTCAACACTCCGCAGACCGGCGAATTCAAGATGTATCCCGACGGCGGAGCCAAAGTAGAGGATATCGCAACAGCCGGCGACAGCATCAAAACGCTCGCCCTGGGCAAATGGGCCTCTGAAGACTGCGCGAAATATCTCGATGCCAGCTTCAAAGTCCCCTACGAAGTCCTCGATATTCCGTACGGACTCTCTGCAACCGACCGCTTCGTGCAGGCACTCGCCTCCGCGGCCAAGGTTGAAATTCCGGAGTCCTTTATCGCAGAGCGTGGACGCCTCGTCGACGTGATCTCCGATATGTCGCAGTATCTCCACGGTAAAAAGGTGGCCCTCTACGGCGACCCCGATCAGCTGCTGCCGCTCACCGAGTTTCTGCTCGATCTCGATATGATCCCCACCGCAATTGTTTCCGGCACTCCCGGTAAAGCATTCAGCAAACGGATCACTGAAATGTGCGCGGAAAAGGCTCCGAACGTCAAAGTGGCAAATGGCGAACGGGCCGATATGTTCCTGCTGCACCAGTGGATCAAGAACGAACCGGTCGACCTGCTGATCGGCAACACGTACGGCAAATACATCGCCCGCGACGAAGACATTCCGTTTGTCCGTCACGGATTCCCGATTCTTGACCGTATCGGCCACAGTTACTTCCCGACTGTGGGATATAACGGCGGCATCCGCCTGCTCGAAAAAATGCTCGGTGTCATCATGGACCGTCAGGACCGCGATGCTCCCGAAACCCGCTTCGAGCTCGTCATGTAG
- the nifE gene encoding nitrogenase iron-molybdenum cofactor biosynthesis protein NifE, whose protein sequence is MAEEKINLLEKRKAQVHEGGEFAMEAEKQSLAGSVSQRSCSFCGSRVVLYPIADAIHIVHGPIGCASYTWDIRGALSSGPELHRLSFSTDMQEKDVIYGGEGKLYNAISELIDEYKPSAAFIYSTCIIGVIGDDVEAICKKVQNEKGIPVIPVDSEGFKGSKKEGYKAACDALFKIVGEDEPDAQKVPKSVNILGDFNLAGEIWIIKDYYERMGVKVVSTVSGDGRVDEIRKAGRAHLNIVQCSGSVSNLAKMLETEYGTPMIRASYFGIEDMSKALYDVADFFDDDEMRMGAQRVIKEEVAKLMPQLAPYRKDLTGKKAAVYTGGAFKVFSLVRSLRTLGMDVVVAGSQTGSVDDYKLLTELCDPGTVILDDTNPLELAKYVKEKDVDLFIGGVKERPIAYKIGVGFCDHNHERKEALAGFIGMLNFAREVHSSVMSPVWQFAPRRAGKKLD, encoded by the coding sequence ATGGCTGAAGAAAAAATCAATCTACTCGAAAAGCGCAAAGCCCAGGTGCATGAAGGCGGCGAATTTGCCATGGAGGCGGAAAAGCAGAGCCTCGCCGGATCGGTCAGTCAGCGCTCCTGCAGTTTCTGCGGATCCCGCGTGGTGCTTTATCCGATTGCCGATGCGATCCATATCGTGCACGGGCCGATCGGCTGCGCATCCTATACCTGGGACATCCGCGGCGCCCTTTCCTCCGGTCCGGAGCTGCATCGGTTGAGTTTTTCGACCGACATGCAGGAAAAGGATGTCATCTATGGCGGCGAAGGCAAACTTTATAACGCCATCAGCGAACTGATTGATGAATATAAACCAAGCGCGGCATTTATTTATTCCACCTGCATCATCGGCGTAATCGGCGACGACGTGGAGGCCATCTGCAAAAAGGTGCAGAATGAAAAAGGTATCCCGGTCATCCCTGTTGATTCCGAAGGCTTCAAGGGCTCGAAAAAGGAAGGCTACAAGGCCGCCTGCGATGCCCTGTTTAAAATTGTCGGCGAAGATGAACCCGATGCACAGAAAGTTCCCAAGTCGGTCAATATTCTCGGTGACTTCAACCTGGCCGGCGAAATCTGGATCATTAAGGACTATTACGAACGCATGGGCGTCAAAGTGGTCTCCACGGTTTCGGGCGATGGACGGGTCGATGAAATCCGCAAAGCCGGTCGCGCTCACCTCAATATTGTGCAGTGCTCCGGATCGGTGAGCAATCTGGCGAAGATGCTCGAAACAGAATACGGCACGCCGATGATCCGGGCATCATATTTCGGCATCGAAGATATGTCGAAGGCCCTCTATGACGTGGCCGATTTTTTTGATGACGATGAAATGCGTATGGGTGCACAGCGCGTGATCAAAGAAGAAGTAGCCAAACTGATGCCTCAGCTTGCGCCCTACCGGAAAGATCTTACAGGGAAAAAGGCCGCGGTCTACACCGGCGGCGCCTTCAAGGTCTTTTCGCTGGTACGCTCGCTGCGCACGCTCGGTATGGATGTGGTGGTGGCCGGCTCGCAGACCGGATCGGTGGATGACTATAAACTGCTGACGGAACTCTGCGATCCGGGAACCGTCATTCTCGATGACACCAATCCGCTGGAACTGGCGAAGTATGTAAAGGAAAAGGATGTAGACCTGTTTATCGGCGGCGTAAAGGAACGCCCCATCGCCTACAAAATCGGCGTCGGTTTCTGCGACCACAACCACGAACGTAAGGAAGCACTCGCCGGCTTCATCGGCATGCTCAACTTTGCCAGGGAAGTTCACTCCTCCGTCATGAGCCCGGTCTGG